The following coding sequences lie in one Spirochaetota bacterium genomic window:
- the ispF gene encoding 2-C-methyl-D-erythritol 2,4-cyclodiphosphate synthase encodes MYRIGSGYDSHRFIEGRPLILGGVTIPSDRGLDGHSDADALLHAVIDALLGAMGENDIGTLFPDTDPSLKGISSMVLLARVIERMRMKGFALVNIDATVVCEKPRLKDFIPEIRSTIARAFGRSTADVTVKAKSNEQMDDVGSGAGVMVFAVACLSKG; translated from the coding sequence ATGTATAGGATCGGCTCAGGCTACGATTCGCATCGCTTTATCGAGGGTCGTCCCCTCATTCTCGGCGGTGTTACCATACCCAGCGATCGCGGGCTTGACGGCCACTCCGATGCGGATGCGCTTCTTCATGCTGTCATCGATGCCCTCCTGGGAGCCATGGGTGAGAACGATATCGGCACGCTTTTTCCGGATACCGACCCATCCCTCAAAGGGATATCCTCGATGGTGCTGCTTGCCCGCGTCATCGAGCGTATGCGCATGAAGGGGTTCGCCCTTGTCAATATCGATGCGACGGTGGTCTGCGAAAAGCCAAGGCTCAAGGACTTCATCCCCGAGATACGAAGTACCATAGCACGGGCGTTCGGCAGGTCGACCGCGGATGTCACCGTAAAGGCGAAATCGAACGAACAGATGGATGATGTCGGGAGCGGTGCCGGCGTCATGGTATTCGCCGTCGCCTGCCTCAGCAAGGGGTAA